A single Roseomonas gilardii DNA region contains:
- a CDS encoding DUF2231 domain-containing protein: MAEGTETNPVIQNLSEEDVSSAVAVAGHPLHAMAVHFPIALVFGTLGCDLFYWWSADPFWLRAGLWACGVAFVSGVLAAAIGTAELLLVPGIRGRAASWMHAIVAMALIAMIGMNWGLRLVDLAAVLPLGLLMSLLCAAFTGVAGYHGGKLILDHGIALMVSSRD; this comes from the coding sequence ATGGCCGAGGGCACCGAGACCAACCCGGTCATCCAGAACCTCTCGGAGGAGGATGTTTCCTCCGCCGTGGCGGTGGCCGGCCATCCCCTGCATGCCATGGCGGTGCATTTCCCCATCGCCCTGGTCTTCGGCACGCTGGGCTGCGACCTGTTCTACTGGTGGTCGGCCGATCCGTTCTGGCTGCGCGCCGGCCTCTGGGCCTGCGGCGTCGCCTTCGTCAGCGGCGTGCTCGCGGCGGCGATCGGCACGGCGGAGCTGCTGCTGGTGCCCGGCATCCGGGGCCGCGCGGCGAGCTGGATGCACGCGATCGTCGCCATGGCCCTGATCGCCATGATCGGCATGAACTGGGGCCTGCGGCTGGTGGACCTGGCGGCGGTCCTGCCGCTCGGCCTGCTGATGTCGCTGCTCTGCGCGGCCTTCACCGGCGTCGCGGGCTATCATGGCGGCAAGCTGATCCTGGATCACGGGATCGCCCTCATGGTGTCGTCGCGCGACTGA
- the coxB gene encoding cytochrome c oxidase subunit II produces MARGFRRAGLLPFLLAPGGCGGPFSTLDPAGPMAASVARLWWVMLGGSALLFLLVMALLLLAFLRPGIAARTGERLWLFWAGLVMPGLVLAALLVFALASGERLLAHPGTPGVLRVEARPQQWVWRFTYPEAPRAVQGPEGGMETAGLLHIPAGRPVDVHVIGGDVIHSFWVPRLGGKMDAIPGHTNILRLQATEPGLYDGLCAEFCGTFHAEMRFAVQAHPAEEYEAILAGLASRLPLPALPRGAPEPDAGGRDAVGSVPVGRSPDGQRLDGQTQGGQAP; encoded by the coding sequence GTGGCACGGGGGTTTCGCCGCGCGGGCCTCCTGCCGTTCCTGCTGGCCCCCGGGGGGTGCGGCGGGCCCTTCTCCACCCTCGACCCCGCCGGGCCGATGGCGGCCTCGGTGGCGCGGCTGTGGTGGGTGATGCTGGGCGGCTCGGCGCTCCTTTTCCTTCTGGTGATGGCGCTACTGCTTCTGGCCTTCCTGCGGCCCGGCATCGCGGCGCGCACCGGGGAGCGGCTCTGGCTGTTCTGGGCCGGGCTCGTGATGCCCGGCCTCGTGCTGGCGGCGCTGCTGGTCTTCGCCCTGGCGAGCGGCGAGAGGCTGCTGGCGCATCCGGGCACGCCCGGCGTGCTGCGGGTGGAGGCGCGGCCGCAGCAATGGGTCTGGCGATTCACCTATCCCGAGGCCCCAAGGGCGGTCCAGGGGCCGGAGGGGGGGATGGAGACCGCCGGCCTGCTGCATATCCCCGCCGGGCGGCCGGTGGATGTCCATGTGATCGGGGGAGACGTGATTCACAGCTTCTGGGTGCCGAGGCTGGGCGGAAAGATGGATGCCATCCCAGGCCATACCAACATCCTGCGCCTACAGGCGACGGAGCCCGGCCTCTATGACGGTCTCTGCGCAGAGTTCTGCGGCACCTTCCATGCGGAGATGCGCTTCGCGGTGCAGGCGCATCCGGCGGAGGAATACGAGGCCATCCTGGCCGGCCTCGCCAGCCGCCTGCCGCTGCCGGCCTTGCCACGCGGGGCGCCGGAGCCGGATGCAGGGGGGAGGGACGCGGTAGGTTCCGTGCCGGTCGGACGGTCGCCGGACGGACAGCGGCTGGACGGCCAGACCCAGGGAGGGCAGGCGCCGTGA